The Candidatus Binatia bacterium region GGTTCTTCTCAAGGCGGTCTCGGGCGGTGGTGGGCGTGGGATGCGCATCGTCCGCGATGCGAGCGAGCTCCCGGCCGCGTACGAGCGTTGCAGCTCGGAGGCGCAGGCCGCGTTCGGAAGCGGTGAGGTGTATGTCGAGCAGCTCCTGGCTCCCGCGCGCCACATCGAAGTGCAGGTCCTCGGGGACGCGACCGGGCAGGTGAGCGCACTGGGCGAGCGCGAGTGCACGCTTCAGCGCCGCCACCAAAAGATCGTCGAGATCGCGCCGAGCGTCGGCTTGCCCGATGCCGTGCGGGAGCGTCTCGTCGCCGCGGCGCTGACGCTCGCTGAGAAGGCGCACTTCGAGAGCCTCGGGACGTTCGAGTTCCTCGTCGGCGCCGATGCGACGAACGATCCGCGGATCGCCTTCATCGAGGCCAACGCTCGTCTCCAGGTCGAGCACACAGTGACCGAGGAGGTGACAGGTATCGACCTCGTTCGTGCACAGCTCGAGATTGCCGGCGGGCGAACCCTGGTCGACCTCGGGCTCGAGGCGGCCCGCATCCCGGCGCCGCGAGGGTTCGCCATTCAGGCGCGGATCAACATGGAGACGATGACGGCCGACGGCGAAGCCCGTCCCGCGGGCGGAACGCTGCAGGCGTTCGAGATGCCGTCGGGACCGGGAATTCGCGTCGATACGTTCGGTTACGGCGGTTACGCGACGAGCCCCCGCTATGATTCGCTCTTGGCGAAGCTCGTTGTATCGCATCCGGACGGAGATTTTGCGGGAGCGGTCGCGCGCACCGAGCGCGCCCTCGGAGAACTGAAGGTCGACGGGGTTCTGACCAACGTCGGCTTTCTCCGGGCGCTTCTCCGCCACCCCGACGTCCTCGCGAACCGTGTCCACACGCGCTTCGTCGAAGAAAACGCCTCGGATCTGCTCGCAGCGATGCCGAGTGCGGCGGGATCCTCCTTCGAGGAGGCACCCAGCGGCGCGGCGCCGGCACTCGCCGGCGCGCAGGTGGACGCCTCGGATCCGCTCGCGGTGCTGCGCCACGGGAAGGGCGGCGAGGGGGCGCCAGTGGGCGGCGCGCCGATCCCGGCGGCCGGTCCGGCAGAGGTCGCGGCCCCCGAGGGGACCCAGGCCGTGCGGGCTCCGCTCCAGGGGACGATCCTCGCCATCGAGGTCGCCGAGGGCGACGCAGTCTACGAAGGTCAGGCGCTTCTCGTGATGGAGGCGATGAAGATGGAGCACGTCGTCACCGCTCCGGTCGCCGGCCTCGTGCGAAGGCTCGGTGTCTCCGTAGGGGATGCGGTGTTCGAGGGGCACGCGCTTCTGTTCGTCGAGGAGGCGTCGGTGGATGTGCGAGCAGACGAGCAGGTCGACGAGGTCGATCTCGATCGCATCCGCCCCGATCTCGCCGAAGTGCACGAGCGGCACGCCGTCGGATATGACGATCGGCGGCCCGCATCGGTCGAGCGTCGGAGGAAGACGCGCCAACGAACGGCTCGCGAGAACGTCGATGATCTCTGCGACGAGGGCAGCTTCGTCGAGTACGGTCCGCTCGTGATCGCGGCGCAGCGCCGCCGTCGCTCCGTGGAAGATCTGATCGAGAAGACGCCCGCGGACGGCCTGGTCGCCGGCATCGGAACCGTGAACGGCGACGTGTTCGAGCCGGAAGCCGCTCGCTGCATGGTTCTCTCGTACGACTACACCGTCCTCGCGGGGACGCAGGGGCTACAGAATCACCGCAAGAAGGATCGCATGTTCGAGATCGCAGAGAAGTCCCACTTGCCGGTGGTCTTCTTGACCGAGGGCGGCGGTGGACGCCCGGGCGACACGGACGGTGCCGGGGTCGCAGGGCTCGACTGTCTGGCGTTTGCCTACTTCGCAGGTCTCTCCGGCCTCGTGCCCCTGGTCGGCATCAATTCCGGACGCTGCTTTGCGGGCAACGCCGCCCTTCTCGGCTGCTGTGACGTCGTCATCGCCACGAAGAACTCGAACATCGGCATGGGAGGACCCGCGATGATCGAGGGCGGCGGACTCGGCGTGTTCCGTCCCGAAGAGGTCGGGCCGATGGACGTCCAGGTGCCGGGCGGGGTGGTCGACATCGCGGTCGCGGACGAGGCCGAAGCGGTCGTCGTCGCCAAGAAGTACCTCTCGTACTTCCAGGGCCGGACGTCCGATTGGGAGTGTGCCGATCAGCGGCGACTTCGCGGGATCATTCCGGAGAACCGGCGTCGGATCTACGACGTTCGTGAAGTGATCGAGACGCTCGCCGACACCGCCTCCGTCCTCGAGCTGCGACGCTCGTTCGGTCTCGGGATGGTGACGGCGCTCGCGCGAATCGAGGGTCGCCCGGTCGGCATCGTCGCGAACAATCCGACGCACCTCGCCGGCGCAATCGACAGCGATGGTGCGGACAAGGCGGCTCGCTTCATGCAGCTCTGCGACGCCTTCGACATTCCGCTGCTCTTCCTGTGCGATACCCCGGGAATCATGGTCGGGCCGGAGGTCGAGAAGACCGCGCTCGTCCGACACGCCGCGCGGATGTTCGTCACCGGCGCCGGGGTGAGCGTCCCGCTGTTCACCATCGTCTTGCGCAAGGGCTACGGGCTGGGTGCGCAGGCGATGGCCGGGGGCAGCTTCAAGGCCGGACTCTTCACGGTTGCCTGGCCAACGGCCGAGTTCGGCGGCATGGGACTCGAGGGTGCCGTAAAGCTCGGTTTCCGGAAGGAACTCGAGGCGATCGAAGACCCCGAGGAGCGGCGGAAGACCTTCGAGGTGATGGTCGACCGCATGTACGAGCACGGCAAGGCCGTGAACATGGCCTCGCACTTCGAGATCGACGAGGTGATCGATCCGATCGACTCTCGTCGGTGGGTGACGACCGCTCTGCAGTCGTCACCGCCTCCCGCACCGCGTACGGGCAAGAAGCGCTTCGTCGACACCTGGTAGTGCGCGGCGGGGACCCGAAGGCCCCCGCCGCGGCTCACATTACGGTGCCGGGCTGAGGTCGGCGAAGAGCGACAGGAACTCGTCGTTCTTCGAGACTTCGACTCCGGAGAGATTCAGCCCGAGGAACTCGGGCAGCGGGAAGCTCGCCAGCGACGAGGCCAGGTCGGGAAGGAGGACACTCACGAGCGGCGGAAGAACCGTCGTCTCGAGCGCGACCTCGTCCACCCCAAGCGGGTTGTGGATGATGGCGACCGTGATGTCGCCCGCCAGAGGCGCCGACAGGACGATGCCGAGACCACCCGGCGCAAACTCGAGATCCATTCCGATGTTCGTGTCGAACGCACCCGAGAGCACGATTTCTTCACTGCCATCGTTCTGGACAATGTTCGCAAGGACCTGAGCGACCTTGAGCTCAGTGAGCTCTCCCGAAGGACCGTTGCCCGCGACGACTGGCGCGATCGTCGGCACGATGTCGATCCGGAACGGGGTGGTCGGCGGGAAGATTCCGAATTCCGGAATCAGGAGCGCCAGTGTGCTCGCGGTGAGGGGGATCGCGCCGCCACCGAGGTCGAGTTCCGTGATGCTGCTGACCAGCAGGCCACACTCGATCTGGGCCTTGAGCAGCTGGTTGAAGCCCTCGGACGAGATGCACAGCCCCAACTCATACGGCAGGCCGCCGACTGGGGTGTTCAGCCCAAAGGTCGGGAACAGCTGGTTGACCGCGAGAGACTCGGTCAGGTCCGGCGCTCCGGCGGGGGGAATGCACTGGCCCGGGCCGGATCCGACTTCAGTCGTGAAGGAGGAGTTGGTGCCGATCGTGATGCCGTTGGTGTCCTCGAGCACGTCGAAGAGCGGCGTGTCGAGGATGACGCCCAGACCGGAACCGATCGGCCCGGAAATCGAGATGTCGGCAAGAGCCGCCTCGATGGCATCACCGATCGGACCATCCGCCGGGCCCGCACCATCGGGATCCGACAGGAAGTCCTTCATCGCGTCGATCGTCAGAGCTTCCACATCGGGTAGGAAGGCCTGAATGATGTCGCCGATGATCGGAGCGTCACAGATGCCGCCGAAGCTCGTGCTGAACCCGCCGAAACTGACGCCCAGAGTGCCGACCTGGTTGACGTCGATGGTGCTGGCGTCGCCCGGGTCGGGCTGGAGGGCGTAGTCTCCGTCGAATGTCGCGCTGTTCGCGCTGATGTTGATGTCACAGCTCGGCACGAGGCCGGAGCCGTTCAGGTAAACGTTCACGTCGATGTCGGTGACCGTGATGATGCCCTCGACGAAGTTCGTCATCGAGTCCATCGCGATGCCGAACCCGCTGATCGAAGGCGCCGGGTTTACGACGCTCACACTCCCGCTGCCGACACATCCAAGGAAGGAGTCCAAGAAGCAGGTGTCGCTGATCAGCGTCGTGCCGACCGGAATCAGTGTCGCGAGATCGAGGCCGCTGCCGGCCAACTGGGCCACTAGGGGCTCGGCCTCGTCGAGGCCGCTATCGTTGAGCCGTAGGGCAACGCTCTCCGCGGAGAGCGCACCGTCGGCGACCGAAGGTCCGAAGATCGCCACGACTCGGTCGTGCGCGTTGCCGCCGAAGGTCGTGTCGGTGACGGTCGCGCGGATCGGCGTGAAGATTCCCGGCTGGTCGAGAGTGACCGTGGTCGAGAACGTGCCGCCGCCGCCCACCGGCACCGAAACGCCGTTGATGGTCAATGCGGCCTGAGCAGGATTGAGGAAGTTCACGACACCGGCCACGTTCGTCGTCGCCGACGTCGTGAAGGAACCGTGCGTCGGCGTGTTGATGACCACCGTGAAGATGTTGCAGGTGCTCGGCTCGCCGGAGCAGGCCCAGCCCGATTCAACGCCGCAGGTGGCGTTGCAGCCGTCGCCCGGCGCGGAGCCGAAATCATCACAGGTCTCCGGAGAGATCACGAGTCCGTCGCCGCAGACCGGTGCGCACGTGCTCGGCTGACCGCCGCACGCATAGCCCGTCTCGGTCTGACACGAGGCGTCACAGCCGTCGCCCGGCGTGGTGCCGGCGTCGTCACAGGTCTCGCCAGAGACGACCAGGCCGTCGCCGCAGATCGGCGAGCAGGAGGTCGGCTGGCCGGAGCAGTTGAAGCCGACTTCGAGTTGGCAGCTGCCGTTGCAGCCGTCGCCCGGAGTCGTGCCGCCGTCGTCGCAGGCTTCTGCTCCGACGATCAAGCCGTCGCCGCAGACTTCGCCGCAGACGCTGGGCTGGCCGGCGCAGGCGTAACCGCTTTCGATTGCGCAGACACCGTCACAGCCGTCTCCCGGCGTGGTGCCGCCATCGTCGCAGATCTCGCCGCTGACGATCAGGCCGTCGCCGCAGATGTTCGTACAAACGGTGGGCTGACCGGAGCAGTTGAAGCCCGATTCGAGTTGACAGCTGCCATCGCAGCCGTCGCCCGGCGCTGTGCCGCCATCGTCACAGCTCTCGCCGCTGACGATCTGGCCGTCACCGCAGACGTTGGTACAAACGGTGGGCTGGCCGGAGCAGTTGAAGCCGGACTCGAGCTGACAGCTCGCGTCGCAGCCGTCGCCGGCCGCCGTGCCGCCGTCGTCGCAGGTCTCGGTTCCGACGATCAGGCCGTCACCGCAGACTTCCGCACAGGTGCTGGGCTGGCCGGAGCAGTTGAAGCCGGATTCGATCTGACAGGTGGCGCTACAACCGTCGCCGGCGTCCGTGCCGCTGTCGTCGCAGGTCTCGCCGCCGACGATCAGGCCGTCGCCGCAGATTTCGTCACACGTGCTGGGCTCGCCGGTACAGTCGTAGCCGGTCTCGCTCTGACAAGTCGAGTCGCAGCCGTCGCCCGAGAGCCGGTTTCCGTCGTCGCAGGTCTCGGCCTCGAGAATGGTGCTGTCTCCGCAGATGTTCGGCGTCGCGCAGCTGAAGTTGGCCGTCTCGTCGTCGTAGAGATCACAATCGGTGATGAGGCCGTCGACTTCGACCGCGAAGTTACAGAGTCGGCATCGGGCCGCCTCGTCGATGCACTCGACGAGTTCGCCGGCGTCCGTCGTGCCGCAGCCCGGGAACGCGGTGTCGAGAGCGACCCCCTTGCTCACACATCGTCCGCTCACGTGGCCGGTCGGCTTGTTGATGCAGTTTGCAGCAATCTTTCCGTTGGGTTCAGTTTGACCTGGCGCCTGAAGGCAGAGCAGTTCCATGTCGGCTTCGTTGTCGATCTGCCCGAACTTGATTCCGTCACGCACGCAATTGCGGAACTCTTTCAGTCGGGTGTCTTCGCACTTGTGCAGGTCCTTCAGCATCGTGCTCTGGCACTTTGCTTCGGGATCGGACGTCGCCATGATGGGCTCGACCGGTGCGGCTCCGAACACGTCAGACAACAGGTCGAACGACGTGGTGATCGCCGTTGCCGTCTGGCTCGTCGTACTGGACGGGCCGAAGGACGGCGGGGCGCCGTCACAGACCTTGTCGGCCTTGGCCTCGACCTTGTCGACGTTTAGCGAGACCTTGGGCGGCAAGCCTTCGACCATGCAGTCGTCGAGAGTCGTGGAGAGGAGCCCCTTCGAAAAGAAGCGGACACAGCTTTGGATCGCCTTGTTCTGCACAAGAGCGATCTTGCGACCGCCCTTGTTGATCTCGTCGATGCATTTGCGCTCGTCTGTGGAGACCAGCGCGAGGGCCGGGCTTGTGGTGAGCATGAGGAGCGAGGTGACGAGAATCCAGAGCCGAGCGGGAAAGCGGGAGATGCCCACGGAGGTGCCCCTTTCAGGTCGAGGGAGCTACTTGCTCCGCATAAATAATAATGAGCGTGAACGCTTGCTCTTCTATCAGTGAGGCCGCGGTAAAGTCTACTGATATTTCAGGGTTTTACGATTGGGCAGGCGCTGTAAGCCCCCGTCTTAAACGGCGTTTCTCGGACGTCACTCCAGGTGAGTTAGAACAAGTGTCCCGGGACCACCGGAAGACTGCTCGAGAGTCCGCCGTCGGCTGCGATCGCCTGGCCGTTCACGTAGCTGGCTTCGTCGCTCGCGAGGAACACCGCGAGATTCGCGATCTCGACCGGTTGTCCGTAGCGCTGCATCGGGTTCAGCTGCCCGATCTTGTGTTCTTTGCCGGCCGCTCGCGCGAACTCGAAGATCGGAGCGGTCATGCCCGTTTCGATCAGGCCGGGGCAGATCGCGTTCACCCGGATGCCTGTGCCCTTCAGCTGGTTCGCGGCGGTGGCGACGAGGTTCACCACGGCGGCCTTGCTCGCCGAGTACGGCGTCGGCCCGGCGCCGGAGCGCAGGCCGGCCACGGACGCGGTGCACAGAATCGAGCCGCTCCCGGCTTCACGCATCACCTTCGAAGCGTACTTGATCGCGAGGAACGGACCGATTAGATTCACCCGCAGGACGTTGTCCCAGTCGCTTGCCGTCAGTTCGAAGAAGGGGGCGGGCGGCCCCGGGACGCCGGCATTCGCGTATACGACTTCGAGCCCGCCGTGGTCCTTCACGCATCGATCGACGAGTGCTTCGACGGCGGCCTCGTCGCCGACGTCGGTCGTCGCCGCCGCCGCGGTGCCGCCGGCGGATTGGATCTCGCTCACCGTTTGGCCGATCGCTTCTTCGGCGAGGTCGACCGCCAACACGGAGGCTCCCTCTTCCGCAAAGCGCTTCGCGGTTGCTCGACCGATGCCGCTGCCGGCACCCGTGACGATGGCGCGCTTCCCTTCTAGACGACCCATGCTCGCTTCTCCTCCCGGTGATGGTCCCCGAGTTGGGACCTCCACATCGGATATCCCAGAGAAGCCCGCCGCGCACCCGAGCTAGTGTGCCTGGGTGCGTGTCGTCCAGCGGACGATGTGGTCTTCGGTGACGAGGCCGAGGAGCTGGCCGGCCGCGTCGACGACCGGCAAGAAGTCGAGTTGGTTCTCCACCATGCGCTTGCCCGCGTCGAGCACGGGCTCATCGGGGCTCGCCGTGGTGAGCTTCGCGTCGACCGCCCGACCGACGGCAAAGCGTCCCAGCATGCGGGCACGGTCTTCCGTGTTGAGTTTCGCCGGCACCTGCGGCGAGGCGAAGAGCAGATCGCGCTGCGTGAGTACGCCGATGAGCCGCGCCTCGCGATCGACGACCGGAAGGTGGCTGAGGCGGCGGCCGCGCATGAGCTCGTGGGCCCGTTGCAGCGAGTCGTCCACGCCGACCGTGGCGACGTTCCGGCTCATGAGGTCTGCGACCGTCGGTCCGCGCGAAAGGCGCGAGGCGGCTTGCATGGCTTCGGACTTCCTCCACAGCGCACGGCGCGTCTCGTAGAGTGCGGCGTCGAGTGCGTTGCCGATCCGTTCGATGTCGGGGACGAGTGCGGGATCGGCCACGGCACAGATCGAGATGCGATCGGCATAGCTCGCGGCTGCGAATGCGAGGCCTACGTCGAGGAATAGTGGCGCAATTGCGTGGATCTCGGTGATCTTCTTGCCGCAGACGTGCAGCGCCTGCTTCGGCCCCGGCACGTTGGTGCACAGCGTGTTCACCATCGAGAGATCCGATGTGGCGCTCAGAAGAGACGCTTCAGTGAACGAGGGCAGGGCCCCGGCAACCGCGAGGACCATGGTCGTGGCGCGGGCCTGCTTGCGCTCTTTCAGGTTCCGCATCTCGTCGCGGACGCGGTACAGGCGCTCGGCGGGGTCCGCGACGTCGACCGGCAGGCGTGGGAACATCGCTGTGACCTGGTTTCCGGGCTTCGCCTCGTCGCCTTTCTCACGGATGCTCGCCGGGACGATGCAACGCAGGGCGCCGTCGTCGGCCGAGTGTCCGTTCTGGAGCGCGTACGTTCGCAGGGCACCGGAGACGATCGCGAGCACGGCATCGTTGATTGTGCCGTCGGCGGCGACCTTCAGCGAGGTGAACTCGTCCATCGGATACGAGCGCCACACGATTTGGCGTCCTTGTCCGAGGCTTCCGTTCCAGGGCATGTTGGCCGGCGGTTCCTCGAGGAACGATGCGATGGTCTCGGCGGCTTCGGCGAGATCGCGTATTCCGCGCGTCGCGGTGCCGCGTGGATCGGCCAGGGCTTCGGAGAGCAGTCCCACGAGGCCGCCGTCAGGCTTGCGCTCGGGGCGCTCGGTCGTCGGTGCGTCGGCCGGGTCGGCCGCGGCAAGAGGGATGGCGGCCAGCTTCTCGGGGACCTTCGCCACGCCGTCAGCGATCGTCTCGAGGACGTGGAAGCCGCTGATCCCGTCGTTCATGCTGTGATGGACCTTGCACAACAGCGCGGCGCGTCCGTGCTCGAGTCCCTCGATCAGATGGATTTCCCAGCGGGGCCGATCCGAAGGGAGGGCCGTCGTGACCAGCGTCTCGAGGACGTGCGAGAGCTTTTCGCGATCGCCCGGCCGGGGAATCGCGACGTGTCGGATATGTCGGCGGGTGTCGTACTCCGGGTCGTCTCGCCAGACAGGCCAGCCGAGGTCGAATTTCGCGCGGATCGGCATCTGGCGGAAGCGCGGGAACTCGGCGAGGCGCTCGTCGAGAGTCTCCACCAGGGCATCGAGGCCCGGCGAGGTGTCGAGCATGGCCACGCAGCCGATCTGGAAGTTCTGGTGGGGCTTCTCCAGAAAAAGGAAGCCGGCATCGAGTGCGCTGAGCTTCTCGTCGCCCGATTCGTCCTCGGCGGTGATGGCTTCGACGGCATCCGTCACCCAAGAGAATGGAGCTTCTTGCGCCGGAGCAGCCTCCGGCTCTGCCGGTCTAGAGCCCGATCGCTCCTCCGCGACTTCTACCTTTGCCCCACGACCCACGACCTTCCAGCCGCCCCGCGAGCGGTCCACCTTCTTCATCCCTCACCCCACACCGCTCGAGAGCCTGCCGGCATCCCCCCTGGTTGCCGACATCCCCGACTCAAGACGCCACGACAATACCAGGCTTTCGCGGGGGCTTCCATATGGCCCCCGCGAAAAGCTACGGGTGTGAGGCCTAATCTTGGCTTGCGAACGGCGGCCCCGGGCGGCCTGGTATTCCTCGGACGCGATCACGTCGAGGAAGGACTGGCGGTTCGGGCACTGAACGAGCGCGATCGAGTCGAAGGTCTCGTCGAAGTCGCCGATCACGGTCGAATCGAAGCTGCCCATTTAGATCGCTTTGGCGCCGATCTTCGCGTAGGCAGCTTCGCCGCCGTCCTGCTTGAAGCGTACAATGTTCAGCATGACGACCCGCCCGTCGCCTGCGTGATTGGCTAGAGCCTCGATCTGTTCCTGTGTCGGTTGCGTGGGCATCTCACTGCACTGGGTGCGGCTTTGGGGCGCGGCTTTTGGGGTGCCGCGTCGCGTCCGTGCGGGCCGGGCTGACACAGCAGTGCGCCAAAGGTGGCACAGGTGTAGGGCCGCACCGTGCTCGGGCGAGTGCTCGAGGAGGAAACTCCTGGCTCTTTCATCGGGGTTCGCAATGGCACGGGCGATGCAATCTCGGTGGGGTGTGTCGCATGCGCCATCGTACGGACCAACAACGATGGGCTCGTTCTTCTGGCTCACCCTGCCGAACTCGGTCCGGGTCCCCCCTGGGGTTGGAGGATCTGTTTGGTGATCGCACTTGCCGGTGCCTTCGGGCTCGCGAGTGCGTGGCTCTTACGCACTCTGCGGGGAAGGCACCGGCTCGGCGATGTGGGCGGGCGCGCCTAGATCTCGTTGATGAAGATGATCTCGGGCGGGCCGGCCATGACAGCAACGAACGCCTTCCCGTGAGCGCCGAGATTCTCGCCGTGCTTCGCGAAGGCGGCGTCGTCGGCGTACTTCTCATAGAAGACGAACATCGTCGGATCGTCTTTGCGCTGGTGCGCGACGTAGGCGAGCGTGCCTTCCTCGTTGGCAAGCGTGTCGGTCGCGAGTTTGCTGAAGAACGTCTTCGCTTCGTCGACCTTGTCTTCCTTCACTTTGATGTTCGCGATGATGCTGGGCATGACGAGTTCCTTTCGTTGTCCTGGGGTCAGTTGATCTTTGCGAGCACGTCGTCGCCGAGGCGGGCGAGGCCTTCCATGGGCTTCTCGCCGAGTGCTTGCAGAGGGATGATGAGGCGCTCGACGCCGAGATCGCGGTAGCGGGGAAGGGCCTCTTCGACCGGCTCCATCACCGGGATGTACATCGTGCTGATCTCGATCGTCGAGCGATCGCGACCTTCGGCTGCGCACGCTTCGTCGAGCGCCGGCAGGAGCGCGGCCAC contains the following coding sequences:
- a CDS encoding carboxyl transferase domain-containing protein — encoded protein: MTLASLLVANRGEIAIRVCRAAADLGIRTVAVYSQDDDRCLHRLRADEARPLAGVGPAAYLDAAQVVAVAKDAGCDAVHPGYGFLAESGAFARLCGEAGLRFVGPTPDTLDLFGDKARARALAEELGVPLLPGTSGATSLGDARAFFENHGGTPVLLKAVSGGGGRGMRIVRDASELPAAYERCSSEAQAAFGSGEVYVEQLLAPARHIEVQVLGDATGQVSALGERECTLQRRHQKIVEIAPSVGLPDAVRERLVAAALTLAEKAHFESLGTFEFLVGADATNDPRIAFIEANARLQVEHTVTEEVTGIDLVRAQLEIAGGRTLVDLGLEAARIPAPRGFAIQARINMETMTADGEARPAGGTLQAFEMPSGPGIRVDTFGYGGYATSPRYDSLLAKLVVSHPDGDFAGAVARTERALGELKVDGVLTNVGFLRALLRHPDVLANRVHTRFVEENASDLLAAMPSAAGSSFEEAPSGAAPALAGAQVDASDPLAVLRHGKGGEGAPVGGAPIPAAGPAEVAAPEGTQAVRAPLQGTILAIEVAEGDAVYEGQALLVMEAMKMEHVVTAPVAGLVRRLGVSVGDAVFEGHALLFVEEASVDVRADEQVDEVDLDRIRPDLAEVHERHAVGYDDRRPASVERRRKTRQRTARENVDDLCDEGSFVEYGPLVIAAQRRRRSVEDLIEKTPADGLVAGIGTVNGDVFEPEAARCMVLSYDYTVLAGTQGLQNHRKKDRMFEIAEKSHLPVVFLTEGGGGRPGDTDGAGVAGLDCLAFAYFAGLSGLVPLVGINSGRCFAGNAALLGCCDVVIATKNSNIGMGGPAMIEGGGLGVFRPEEVGPMDVQVPGGVVDIAVADEAEAVVVAKKYLSYFQGRTSDWECADQRRLRGIIPENRRRIYDVREVIETLADTASVLELRRSFGLGMVTALARIEGRPVGIVANNPTHLAGAIDSDGADKAARFMQLCDAFDIPLLFLCDTPGIMVGPEVEKTALVRHAARMFVTGAGVSVPLFTIVLRKGYGLGAQAMAGGSFKAGLFTVAWPTAEFGGMGLEGAVKLGFRKELEAIEDPEERRKTFEVMVDRMYEHGKAVNMASHFEIDEVIDPIDSRRWVTTALQSSPPPAPRTGKKRFVDTW
- a CDS encoding DUF4215 domain-containing protein, which codes for MGISRFPARLWILVTSLLMLTTSPALALVSTDERKCIDEINKGGRKIALVQNKAIQSCVRFFSKGLLSTTLDDCMVEGLPPKVSLNVDKVEAKADKVCDGAPPSFGPSSTTSQTATAITTSFDLLSDVFGAAPVEPIMATSDPEAKCQSTMLKDLHKCEDTRLKEFRNCVRDGIKFGQIDNEADMELLCLQAPGQTEPNGKIAANCINKPTGHVSGRCVSKGVALDTAFPGCGTTDAGELVECIDEAARCRLCNFAVEVDGLITDCDLYDDETANFSCATPNICGDSTILEAETCDDGNRLSGDGCDSTCQSETGYDCTGEPSTCDEICGDGLIVGGETCDDSGTDAGDGCSATCQIESGFNCSGQPSTCAEVCGDGLIVGTETCDDGGTAAGDGCDASCQLESGFNCSGQPTVCTNVCGDGQIVSGESCDDGGTAPGDGCDGSCQLESGFNCSGQPTVCTNICGDGLIVSGEICDDGGTTPGDGCDGVCAIESGYACAGQPSVCGEVCGDGLIVGAEACDDGGTTPGDGCNGSCQLEVGFNCSGQPTSCSPICGDGLVVSGETCDDAGTTPGDGCDASCQTETGYACGGQPSTCAPVCGDGLVISPETCDDFGSAPGDGCNATCGVESGWACSGEPSTCNIFTVVINTPTHGSFTTSATTNVAGVVNFLNPAQAALTINGVSVPVGGGGTFSTTVTLDQPGIFTPIRATVTDTTFGGNAHDRVVAIFGPSVADGALSAESVALRLNDSGLDEAEPLVAQLAGSGLDLATLIPVGTTLISDTCFLDSFLGCVGSGSVSVVNPAPSISGFGIAMDSMTNFVEGIITVTDIDVNVYLNGSGLVPSCDINISANSATFDGDYALQPDPGDASTIDVNQVGTLGVSFGGFSTSFGGICDAPIIGDIIQAFLPDVEALTIDAMKDFLSDPDGAGPADGPIGDAIEAALADISISGPIGSGLGVILDTPLFDVLEDTNGITIGTNSSFTTEVGSGPGQCIPPAGAPDLTESLAVNQLFPTFGLNTPVGGLPYELGLCISSEGFNQLLKAQIECGLLVSSITELDLGGGAIPLTASTLALLIPEFGIFPPTTPFRIDIVPTIAPVVAGNGPSGELTELKVAQVLANIVQNDGSEEIVLSGAFDTNIGMDLEFAPGGLGIVLSAPLAGDITVAIIHNPLGVDEVALETTVLPPLVSVLLPDLASSLASFPLPEFLGLNLSGVEVSKNDEFLSLFADLSPAP
- a CDS encoding SDR family NAD(P)-dependent oxidoreductase, encoding MGRLEGKRAIVTGAGSGIGRATAKRFAEEGASVLAVDLAEEAIGQTVSEIQSAGGTAAAATTDVGDEAAVEALVDRCVKDHGGLEVVYANAGVPGPPAPFFELTASDWDNVLRVNLIGPFLAIKYASKVMREAGSGSILCTASVAGLRSGAGPTPYSASKAAVVNLVATAANQLKGTGIRVNAICPGLIETGMTAPIFEFARAAGKEHKIGQLNPMQRYGQPVEIANLAVFLASDEASYVNGQAIAADGGLSSSLPVVPGHLF
- a CDS encoding wax ester/triacylglycerol synthase family O-acyltransferase, with translation MKKVDRSRGGWKVVGRGAKVEVAEERSGSRPAEPEAAPAQEAPFSWVTDAVEAITAEDESGDEKLSALDAGFLFLEKPHQNFQIGCVAMLDTSPGLDALVETLDERLAEFPRFRQMPIRAKFDLGWPVWRDDPEYDTRRHIRHVAIPRPGDREKLSHVLETLVTTALPSDRPRWEIHLIEGLEHGRAALLCKVHHSMNDGISGFHVLETIADGVAKVPEKLAAIPLAAADPADAPTTERPERKPDGGLVGLLSEALADPRGTATRGIRDLAEAAETIASFLEEPPANMPWNGSLGQGRQIVWRSYPMDEFTSLKVAADGTINDAVLAIVSGALRTYALQNGHSADDGALRCIVPASIREKGDEAKPGNQVTAMFPRLPVDVADPAERLYRVRDEMRNLKERKQARATTMVLAVAGALPSFTEASLLSATSDLSMVNTLCTNVPGPKQALHVCGKKITEIHAIAPLFLDVGLAFAAASYADRISICAVADPALVPDIERIGNALDAALYETRRALWRKSEAMQAASRLSRGPTVADLMSRNVATVGVDDSLQRAHELMRGRRLSHLPVVDREARLIGVLTQRDLLFASPQVPAKLNTEDRARMLGRFAVGRAVDAKLTTASPDEPVLDAGKRMVENQLDFLPVVDAAGQLLGLVTEDHIVRWTTRTQAH
- a CDS encoding antibiotic biosynthesis monooxygenase yields the protein MPSIIANIKVKEDKVDEAKTFFSKLATDTLANEEGTLAYVAHQRKDDPTMFVFYEKYADDAAFAKHGENLGAHGKAFVAVMAGPPEIIFINEI